A DNA window from Anas acuta chromosome 4, bAnaAcu1.1, whole genome shotgun sequence contains the following coding sequences:
- the NKX6-1 gene encoding homeobox protein Nkx-6.1 isoform X1 — MLALGQADGAPRQGAFLLGSPPLAALHSMAEMKAPLYPAYPLPAGPASSASASSASPASASPSPPLGSPGLKAPGVGPGPGSGSGPGGLPAPPQLSAATPHGINDILSRPSVPLPGAALSSAAPSASSAAPAGLLAGLPRFGSLSPPPPPPPPPPPPPALYFSPAAAAAAAAVAAGRYPKPLAELPGRTPIFWPGVVQGPPWRDARLACAPHQGSILLDKDGKRKHTRPTFSGQQIFALEKTFEQTKYLAGPERARLAYSLGMTESQVKVWFQNRRTKWRKKHAAEMATAKKKQDSETERLKDASENEEEDDDYNKPLDPNSDDEKIAQLLKKHKPGGGGLLPPPSEGEASA, encoded by the exons ATGCTGGCGCTGGGGCAGGCGGACGGCGCGCCCCGGCAGGGCGCCTTCCTGCTGGGCAGCCCGCCGCTGGCCGCCCTGCACAGCATGGCCGAGATGAAGGCGCCGCTGTACCCCGCGTACCCGCTGCCCGCCGGGCCCGCCTCCTCGGCCTCCGCTTCGTCCGCCTCGCCGGCCTCCGCCTCGCCCTCACCGCCGCTCGGCTCGCCCGGCCTCAAGGCACCGGGCGtgggccccggccccggctccggctccggccccggggggctcccggcGCCGCCGCAGCTCTCGGCCGCCACGCCGCACGGCATCAACGACATCCTGAGCCGGCCCTCGGTGCCCCTGCCGGGCGCCGCGCTCTCATCCGCCGCGCCCTCTGCCTCGTCGGCGGCGCCCGCCGGACTGCTGGCCGGGCTGCCCCGCTTCGGCAgcctcagcccccccccgccgccgccgcctccgccgccgccgccgcccgccctcTACttcagccccgccgccgccgccgccgccgccgccgtggcCGCCGGGCGCTACCCAAAGCCGCTGGCCGAGCTGCCGGGCCGCACGCCCATCTTCTGGCCCGGCGTGGTGCAGGGGCCGCCCTGGAGGGACGCCCGCCTGGCCTGTGCGCCCC ACCAAGGCTCGATTTTGCTGGATAAGGACGGGAAGAGAAAACATACCCGACCCACTTTTTCTGGCCAGCAGATTTTCGCCCTGGAGAAGACGTTCGAGCAGACCAAGTACCTGGCGGGCCCGGAGCGCGCCCGGCTGGCCTACTCGCTGGGAATGACCGAGAGCCAGGTCAAG GTCTGGTTCCAGAACCGGCGCACCAAGTGGCGGAAGAAGCACGCGGCCGAGATGGCGACGGCCAAGAAGAAGCAGGACTCGGAGACGGAGCGGCTGAAGGACGCCTCGGAGAACGAGGAGGAGGACGACGACTACAACAAGCCGCTGGACCCCAACTCGGACGACGAGAAGATCGCGCAGCTGCTCAAGAAACACAAgccgggcggcggggggctgctgccGCCCCCGTCCGAGGGGGAGGCCTCGGCCTAG
- the NKX6-1 gene encoding homeobox protein Nkx-6.1 isoform X2, whose protein sequence is MLALGQADGAPRQGAFLLGSPPLAALHSMAEMKAPLYPAYPLPAGPASSASASSASPASASPSPPLGSPGLKAPGVGPGPGSGSGPGGLPAPPQLSAATPHGINDILSRPSVPLPGAALSSAAPSASSAAPAGLLAGLPRFGSLSPPPPPPPPPPPPPALYFSPAAAAAAAAVAAGRYPKPLAELPGRTPIFWPGVVQGPPWRDARLACAPHQGSILLDKDGKRKHTRPTFSGQQIFALEKTFEQTKYLAGPERARLAYSLGMTESQVKNRRTKWRKKHAAEMATAKKKQDSETERLKDASENEEEDDDYNKPLDPNSDDEKIAQLLKKHKPGGGGLLPPPSEGEASA, encoded by the exons ATGCTGGCGCTGGGGCAGGCGGACGGCGCGCCCCGGCAGGGCGCCTTCCTGCTGGGCAGCCCGCCGCTGGCCGCCCTGCACAGCATGGCCGAGATGAAGGCGCCGCTGTACCCCGCGTACCCGCTGCCCGCCGGGCCCGCCTCCTCGGCCTCCGCTTCGTCCGCCTCGCCGGCCTCCGCCTCGCCCTCACCGCCGCTCGGCTCGCCCGGCCTCAAGGCACCGGGCGtgggccccggccccggctccggctccggccccggggggctcccggcGCCGCCGCAGCTCTCGGCCGCCACGCCGCACGGCATCAACGACATCCTGAGCCGGCCCTCGGTGCCCCTGCCGGGCGCCGCGCTCTCATCCGCCGCGCCCTCTGCCTCGTCGGCGGCGCCCGCCGGACTGCTGGCCGGGCTGCCCCGCTTCGGCAgcctcagcccccccccgccgccgccgcctccgccgccgccgccgcccgccctcTACttcagccccgccgccgccgccgccgccgccgccgtggcCGCCGGGCGCTACCCAAAGCCGCTGGCCGAGCTGCCGGGCCGCACGCCCATCTTCTGGCCCGGCGTGGTGCAGGGGCCGCCCTGGAGGGACGCCCGCCTGGCCTGTGCGCCCC ACCAAGGCTCGATTTTGCTGGATAAGGACGGGAAGAGAAAACATACCCGACCCACTTTTTCTGGCCAGCAGATTTTCGCCCTGGAGAAGACGTTCGAGCAGACCAAGTACCTGGCGGGCCCGGAGCGCGCCCGGCTGGCCTACTCGCTGGGAATGACCGAGAGCCAGGTCAAG AACCGGCGCACCAAGTGGCGGAAGAAGCACGCGGCCGAGATGGCGACGGCCAAGAAGAAGCAGGACTCGGAGACGGAGCGGCTGAAGGACGCCTCGGAGAACGAGGAGGAGGACGACGACTACAACAAGCCGCTGGACCCCAACTCGGACGACGAGAAGATCGCGCAGCTGCTCAAGAAACACAAgccgggcggcggggggctgctgccGCCCCCGTCCGAGGGGGAGGCCTCGGCCTAG